A genomic stretch from Limnohabitans sp. includes:
- a CDS encoding PhoH family protein: protein MIVRHSFIPHNNNRLSHLCGPMDAHLRTIEAGLQVSIAHRHEQFKVDGPKAVAMRAMEILQAVYERADRPISPDMVQLMLVGDSGGEEANLPVLQTRRADLKARTPVQAAYLESIASHDISFGIGPAGTGKTYLAVACAVDALERASVQRIVLTRPAVEAGERLGFLPGDLSQKIDPYLRPLYDALYDLMGHDKVQKAFERNAIEVAPLAFMRGRTLNNAFVILDEAQNTSTEQMKMFLTRIGFGAKAVVTGDVSQIDLPKGQLSGLIDAERVLKRVKGIAFTRFSSADVVRHPLVARIVDAYDAQGSAPLRAGISTRRKPLTSDD, encoded by the coding sequence TTGATCGTCAGACACAGCTTCATTCCGCACAACAACAACCGCTTGTCGCACCTGTGCGGCCCCATGGACGCGCACTTGCGCACCATCGAAGCGGGCTTGCAGGTGAGCATTGCGCATCGCCACGAACAGTTCAAGGTGGATGGCCCCAAGGCCGTGGCCATGCGGGCCATGGAGATTTTGCAAGCGGTCTATGAGCGGGCTGACCGCCCGATTTCGCCCGACATGGTGCAACTCATGCTGGTGGGCGACAGCGGCGGCGAAGAGGCTAACTTGCCGGTACTGCAAACCCGCCGCGCCGACCTGAAGGCCCGCACACCGGTGCAAGCGGCTTATTTGGAAAGCATCGCCAGCCACGACATCAGCTTTGGCATTGGCCCGGCGGGCACTGGCAAAACCTATTTGGCCGTGGCCTGCGCGGTGGATGCACTCGAGCGCGCCAGCGTGCAGCGCATTGTGCTGACCCGTCCGGCAGTGGAAGCGGGTGAACGCCTGGGCTTTTTGCCGGGCGACTTGTCGCAAAAGATCGACCCCTACTTGCGCCCGCTTTACGACGCCTTGTACGACTTGATGGGCCACGACAAAGTGCAAAAAGCCTTTGAGCGCAACGCCATTGAAGTCGCGCCACTGGCTTTCATGCGCGGGCGCACGCTGAACAACGCCTTTGTGATCCTGGACGAGGCGCAAAACACCAGCACCGAACAGATGAAAATGTTCCTGACCCGCATCGGCTTTGGCGCCAAGGCGGTAGTGACGGGTGATGTGAGTCAGATCGACTTGCCCAAGGGGCAACTGAGCGGCCTGATTGACGCCGAGCGGGTTTTGAAGCGGGTCAAAGGCATTGCTTTCACACGCTTTAGCAGCGCCGACGTGGTGCGCCACCCCTTGGTGGCCCGCATCGTGGACGCCTACGACGCGCAAGGCAGCGCGCCGCTGAGGGCGGGCATCAGCACCCGACGCAAACCATTGACCAGCGACGATTGA
- a CDS encoding amino acid ABC transporter substrate-binding protein, translating into MKKYTNTVIGSVLAAAGLLAATSAMAGKTLDQIKQRGQIVCGVNTGLAGFSAADSSGNWSGLDVDHCRAVAAAVLSDATKVKYVPLTAQQRFTALQSGEVDVLARNSTSTLSRDASLGLHFAGVNYYDGQGFMVPKGKITSAKQLKGATVCVQSGTTTEKNLTDYSRTHKLNLKPVVFEKVEAATGAYFAGRCQAYTTDTSGLASVRAKEAKDPAAHVILPDLVSKEPLGPMIRRGDDEWLAINKWVLAGLIEAEEFGITQANADQMKTSDNPQVGRLLGVTEDLGKHLGLDKEWLYRAIKVTGNYGEIFERNVGPKTSINLPRGMNRQWNQGGLLYSAPLR; encoded by the coding sequence ATGAAAAAATACACCAACACAGTGATCGGTTCGGTCTTGGCGGCCGCTGGCCTGCTGGCCGCGACTTCCGCCATGGCGGGCAAAACCCTGGACCAGATCAAGCAGCGCGGCCAAATCGTCTGCGGTGTCAACACCGGTCTGGCCGGTTTTTCGGCTGCTGACTCCAGTGGCAACTGGTCGGGTCTGGACGTGGACCACTGCCGCGCTGTGGCTGCCGCCGTCCTGAGCGACGCGACCAAAGTCAAATATGTGCCCCTGACCGCACAACAGCGTTTCACCGCCTTGCAGTCTGGCGAAGTCGATGTCCTGGCTCGAAACAGCACCAGCACGCTCAGCCGTGACGCCTCTTTGGGGCTGCACTTTGCTGGCGTCAATTACTACGACGGTCAAGGTTTCATGGTGCCCAAAGGCAAGATCACCAGTGCCAAGCAGCTCAAGGGCGCCACGGTCTGTGTGCAGTCCGGCACCACCACCGAGAAGAATCTGACCGATTACTCACGCACCCACAAGCTCAACCTCAAACCTGTCGTGTTTGAAAAAGTCGAAGCTGCCACCGGTGCCTACTTTGCAGGCCGCTGCCAGGCTTACACCACTGACACATCGGGCCTGGCTTCGGTGCGCGCCAAGGAAGCCAAAGACCCTGCAGCCCATGTGATCTTGCCCGACCTGGTCTCCAAAGAGCCCCTGGGCCCCATGATTCGACGCGGTGACGACGAATGGCTGGCCATCAACAAGTGGGTGTTGGCTGGTTTGATAGAAGCTGAAGAGTTCGGCATCACCCAAGCCAACGCGGACCAGATGAAGACCAGCGACAACCCACAAGTGGGCCGTTTGCTTGGTGTGACAGAAGATTTGGGCAAGCACCTGGGCTTGGACAAAGAGTGGCTCTACCGCGCCATCAAGGTCACCGGAAACTACGGCGAGATCTTTGAGCGCAATGTGGGTCCCAAGACTTCCATCAACCTGCCGCGTGGCATGAACCGGCAATGGAACCAAGGCGGCTTGCTGTACTCGGCCCCTCTGCGTTGA
- the ruvB gene encoding Holliday junction branch migration DNA helicase RuvB — MSIRTDDFAPQPEPRVISAAPVSHQEEAIERALRPKLLGEYVGQVKVREQLEIFISAAKMREEPLDHVLLFGPPGLGKTTLSHIIAAELGVNLRQTSGPVLEKPKDLAALLTNLERNDVLFIDEIHRLSPVVEEILYPALEDYQIDIMIGEGPAARSIKLDLQPFTLVGATTRAGMLTNPLRDRFGIVSRLEFYTPEELTRIVTRSAGLLKAPIDPEGSFEIARRSRGTPRIANRLLRRVRDYADVKGDGTIDKSLAQKALVMLDVDPEGFDLMDRKLLEAVIHRFDGGPVGLDNIAASIGEERDTIEDVIEPYLIQQGYLQRTPRGRMATLAAFRHLGVTPPKNFGA; from the coding sequence ATGAGCATCCGCACAGACGACTTTGCCCCTCAACCCGAACCCCGGGTCATTTCTGCGGCCCCCGTGTCGCACCAGGAAGAAGCGATTGAACGCGCCCTGCGCCCCAAGCTGCTGGGCGAATACGTCGGCCAGGTCAAGGTGCGCGAGCAGCTGGAGATTTTCATCAGCGCGGCCAAGATGCGCGAGGAGCCGCTGGACCATGTGCTGTTGTTTGGCCCGCCTGGCTTGGGCAAGACCACGCTGAGCCACATCATTGCCGCCGAGCTGGGCGTTAACCTGCGCCAGACCAGTGGCCCGGTGCTCGAAAAGCCCAAAGATTTGGCGGCGCTGCTCACCAATTTGGAGCGCAACGATGTGCTCTTCATCGACGAGATCCACCGCCTATCGCCCGTGGTCGAAGAAATTTTGTACCCCGCGCTGGAGGATTACCAGATTGACATCATGATCGGCGAAGGGCCGGCGGCCCGCAGCATCAAGCTCGACTTGCAGCCCTTCACTCTGGTGGGGGCGACCACGCGGGCGGGCATGCTGACCAACCCGTTGCGTGACCGCTTTGGCATTGTGTCTCGCCTGGAGTTCTACACCCCCGAAGAGCTGACCCGCATCGTCACGCGCAGTGCAGGTTTGCTCAAAGCGCCGATTGACCCCGAAGGCTCATTCGAGATCGCCCGCCGCTCTCGCGGCACGCCGCGCATCGCCAACCGCCTGCTGCGCCGGGTGCGCGACTATGCGGATGTGAAGGGCGATGGCACCATCGACAAAAGCCTGGCGCAAAAGGCCTTGGTCATGCTGGATGTGGACCCGGAAGGCTTTGACCTGATGGACCGCAAACTGCTCGAAGCCGTGATCCACCGCTTTGACGGCGGCCCAGTGGGTCTGGACAACATCGCGGCCAGCATCGGCGAGGAGCGCGACACCATCGAAGACGTGATCGAGCCCTATTTGATTCAGCAAGGCTATTTGCAGCGCACGCCACGCGGGCGCATGGCCACGTTGGCGGCTTTCAGGCATTTGGGTGTGACCCCCCCGAAAAACTTCGGCGCATGA
- a CDS encoding OmpW family outer membrane protein — MKKQTWWVALLLAGSVTGAMAQGLGESPWQIRLRSVHLDSVNKDTTPLGLSIDNKTFAEIDFTYFFSKNLAAELALTTHQKQRVYANGTDIGSFKHLPPTLLMQYHFTDFEGFKPYVGGGVAYTRFSGVSLPPGVTLDSHSWGTAFQVGVDFPIDKNWSINLDVKKTNIRTDVYADGSSLGRLRVDPLLYGVGIGYRY, encoded by the coding sequence ATGAAAAAACAAACTTGGTGGGTAGCACTGTTGCTGGCGGGATCGGTCACGGGCGCGATGGCACAAGGCCTGGGCGAAAGCCCGTGGCAAATTCGCTTGCGCTCCGTGCATTTGGACAGTGTCAACAAGGACACCACCCCTTTGGGCCTGTCCATTGACAACAAGACCTTTGCAGAAATTGACTTCACGTATTTCTTCAGCAAGAACTTGGCCGCAGAACTGGCCTTGACCACCCACCAAAAGCAACGGGTCTATGCCAACGGCACCGATATCGGCTCCTTCAAGCATTTGCCACCAACTTTGCTGATGCAGTACCACTTCACCGACTTTGAGGGCTTCAAGCCCTATGTAGGCGGGGGCGTCGCCTACACCCGTTTCAGCGGCGTGTCTTTGCCACCGGGTGTCACTTTGGACAGCCACAGCTGGGGCACTGCCTTCCAAGTGGGTGTGGATTTTCCGATCGATAAAAATTGGTCGATCAACCTGGATGTGAAAAAAACCAATATACGAACCGATGTGTATGCCGACGGCAGCAGTTTGGGCCGCTTGCGGGTGGACCCTTTGCTCTATGGCGTTGGCATTGGCTACCGTTATTGA
- a CDS encoding type II toxin-antitoxin system PemK/MazF family toxin, whose amino-acid sequence MSRAVWVPERQDIIWINFNPQVGREMRDMHPMLVLSPKAFNDRTSIVIGFPMSTAAYNATNPFAIDNSKTAKQPSYIICNQPKSFDWRQRGATPHPWKRVSDAIFQTARLELNDIIELVTP is encoded by the coding sequence GTGAGCCGAGCCGTTTGGGTGCCTGAGCGGCAAGACATCATCTGGATCAACTTCAACCCGCAGGTGGGCCGCGAAATGCGCGACATGCACCCCATGCTGGTGCTGTCGCCCAAAGCCTTCAACGACAGGACTTCCATCGTGATCGGCTTTCCCATGTCCACGGCGGCCTACAACGCCACCAACCCGTTTGCGATCGACAACAGCAAAACGGCCAAGCAGCCGAGCTACATCATTTGCAACCAACCCAAGAGCTTTGACTGGCGCCAGCGGGGTGCGACACCACACCCCTGGAAGCGGGTCAGCGACGCTATTTTTCAAACTGCTCGTCTTGAGCTCAACGACATCATCGAGTTGGTCACCCCATGA
- a CDS encoding LysR family transcriptional regulator yields the protein METKWLEDFVSLAETRSFSRSAQLRHVTQPAFSRRIQSLEAWAGANLVDRSSYPTRLTAAGETLYAQALEMLQSLQNTRAMLRGHNTSGQDLIEFAVPHTLAFTFFPAWIAHLRSSFGPIKSRLMALNVHDAAMRLVEGGCDVLIAYHHPSQPLQIDPERYDMVVLGHEVIAPYAQADARGQSLFSLPGTVSKPLPYLGYAPGAYLGGVTDWILKQAGCPVHLDRVYETDMAEGLKVMALEGHGIAFLPRSAVKKEVQGGALVEVGLPGGQSLALSMEVRAYREKPGVKVSPSAAHQLWLHLTQGQPVAHSSR from the coding sequence ATGGAAACCAAATGGCTGGAAGACTTTGTGAGCCTGGCTGAAACCCGCAGTTTCAGCCGATCCGCGCAATTGCGCCACGTGACGCAACCGGCGTTTTCGCGGCGCATTCAGTCGCTTGAAGCTTGGGCGGGTGCGAATTTGGTGGACAGAAGCTCTTACCCCACCCGACTGACTGCGGCAGGCGAGACCTTGTATGCCCAGGCGTTGGAGATGCTGCAGTCCCTGCAAAACACCCGGGCCATGCTGCGGGGCCACAATACTTCGGGGCAGGACTTGATTGAGTTTGCGGTACCACACACCCTAGCGTTCACGTTCTTTCCGGCCTGGATAGCCCATTTGCGCAGCAGCTTTGGCCCGATCAAAAGCCGTTTGATGGCCCTCAATGTGCACGATGCAGCCATGCGACTGGTGGAAGGGGGTTGTGATGTGCTGATCGCTTACCACCACCCTTCGCAGCCTTTGCAAATCGACCCCGAGCGTTATGACATGGTGGTGCTGGGCCACGAGGTGATTGCACCTTATGCCCAAGCGGATGCCAGAGGGCAGTCCTTGTTCAGCTTGCCGGGTACGGTCTCCAAACCCTTGCCCTATCTGGGTTATGCACCCGGGGCTTATCTAGGAGGGGTGACCGACTGGATACTGAAACAGGCGGGCTGCCCGGTGCACCTGGACCGGGTTTACGAAACCGACATGGCCGAGGGCCTGAAAGTCATGGCGCTGGAAGGGCATGGCATCGCGTTTTTGCCACGCAGCGCGGTCAAAAAGGAGGTGCAAGGCGGTGCGCTGGTTGAAGTGGGGCTGCCCGGCGGCCAATCCCTGGCCTTGAGCATGGAAGTGCGGGCGTACCGTGAAAAACCGGGGGTCAAGGTGTCGCCCAGCGCGGCCCATCAGTTGTGGCTGCATCTCACACAAGGTCAGCCTGTTGCCCATTCCTCCCGGTGA
- a CDS encoding ABC transporter permease subunit (The N-terminal region of this protein, as described by TIGR01726, is a three transmembrane segment that identifies a subfamily of ABC transporter permease subunits, which specificities that include histidine, arginine, glutamine, glutamate, L-cystine (sic), the opines (in Agrobacterium) octopine and nopaline, etc.): protein MSQFSMIEARPSPEKKNRTISWRSREGRSVIYQIVAILSAFALAALLVRNTLANMRLRGIQSGYDFLFQPFGFDISETVIDYAHNSSYFVAFAIGMLNTLKVAIIGIALATVLGVLIGVGRFSANYLVQKICYAFVEFFRNVPVYLQLLIWYLVFAEALPDLENAWNAGHFYLSKNGISFPWPVWQLGQTLALVGASLGLVFGLYYRRLARAHFDRTGQSRPVLWVALAAVLGLSVLGWLAGGAPSEWDLPKVGDFQIEDGGVFSPEFMALLFGLVFYTAAFIAEVVRSGIASVSLGQHEAAASLGLSKSQAMRLVVLPQALRVIIPPLTSQYLNLTKNSSLAVAIGYPELVSIANTTLNQTGRAIEALSIVMLVYLTLSLITSALMNWFNASAAIQER from the coding sequence ATGTCCCAATTTTCAATGATCGAGGCCAGGCCCTCACCCGAGAAGAAAAACCGGACCATTTCATGGCGAAGCCGTGAAGGGCGTTCGGTCATCTACCAGATTGTCGCGATTTTGTCGGCCTTTGCGCTTGCGGCCTTGCTGGTGCGCAACACATTGGCCAATATGCGTTTGCGCGGAATCCAGAGCGGATACGATTTTTTGTTTCAGCCGTTTGGTTTCGACATCAGCGAGACGGTGATCGATTACGCGCACAACAGTTCCTACTTTGTGGCATTTGCGATCGGCATGCTCAACACCTTGAAGGTGGCCATCATCGGCATTGCACTGGCTACTGTGCTGGGCGTGCTCATCGGCGTTGGCCGGTTTTCTGCCAACTATCTGGTGCAAAAAATCTGTTATGCCTTTGTTGAGTTTTTCCGCAACGTTCCGGTTTATCTGCAATTGCTGATTTGGTATTTGGTGTTCGCCGAAGCGTTGCCGGACCTCGAGAACGCCTGGAATGCCGGACATTTTTATCTGAGCAAAAACGGCATTTCATTCCCTTGGCCGGTATGGCAGTTGGGCCAGACGTTGGCCTTAGTGGGGGCCAGTTTGGGCCTGGTTTTTGGCCTGTATTACCGACGTTTGGCGCGCGCACATTTCGATCGAACTGGGCAGTCTCGTCCCGTTTTATGGGTGGCTTTGGCCGCCGTCCTGGGCTTGTCCGTGTTGGGTTGGTTGGCAGGGGGTGCCCCGTCCGAGTGGGATTTGCCCAAAGTGGGAGATTTCCAAATCGAAGATGGTGGTGTTTTCAGCCCAGAATTCATGGCCTTGTTGTTTGGGCTGGTGTTTTACACGGCCGCTTTCATCGCCGAAGTCGTGCGCTCGGGCATTGCCTCGGTATCCTTGGGCCAGCACGAGGCCGCAGCTTCCTTGGGTTTGAGCAAGAGCCAGGCCATGCGCTTGGTGGTGCTGCCACAGGCCCTGCGCGTGATCATCCCGCCGCTGACCAGCCAGTACCTGAACCTGACCAAAAACTCTTCCCTGGCCGTGGCCATTGGGTACCCCGAGCTGGTCTCGATTGCCAACACCACACTCAATCAGACAGGCCGCGCCATCGAGGCGCTGTCCATCGTGATGTTGGTGTACCTGACACTGTCCCTCATCACTTCGGCTCTCATGAACTGGTTCAACGCCAGTGCCGCCATCCAGGAGCGCTGA
- the ybeY gene encoding rRNA maturation RNase YbeY: protein MPLQQLQLSLQFGNIPNAARHRAALPRHVVLRAIRHALADDAEITVRIVGEEEGRALNNSYRKKDYATNVLTFDYEQEPVVVADLVLCAPVVAREAKEQGKTLAAHYTHLLVHGTLHAQGWDHENSTADAQEMEAYEVAILAGLGLSNPYL from the coding sequence ATGCCCTTGCAACAACTCCAACTGTCCCTGCAATTTGGGAACATCCCCAATGCGGCACGTCACCGCGCCGCCCTGCCCCGCCATGTGGTGTTACGAGCGATTCGCCACGCTTTGGCCGACGATGCCGAAATCACCGTGCGCATCGTGGGCGAAGAAGAAGGGCGTGCACTGAACAACAGTTACCGCAAGAAGGATTACGCCACCAATGTGCTGACGTTTGATTACGAGCAAGAGCCGGTGGTGGTGGCCGACTTGGTGCTGTGCGCCCCGGTGGTGGCCCGCGAAGCCAAAGAGCAGGGCAAAACGCTGGCAGCGCATTACACGCATTTGCTGGTGCACGGCACTTTGCACGCGCAAGGCTGGGACCACGAGAACAGCACCGCCGACGCGCAAGAAATGGAGGCCTATGAGGTGGCCATCCTGGCCGGTCTGGGGTTATCGAACCCCTACCTTTGA
- the ruvA gene encoding Holliday junction branch migration protein RuvA encodes MIGKITGILSDKNPPEVIVDCHGVGYEVNVPMSTFYNLPATGEKVSLVTHFVVREDAQILYGFATLAEREAFRQLIKISGVGPRTALSVLSGMSVTDLAQAITTQEVGRLVKVPGIGKKTAERLLLELKGKLGGDLGGLFAVNTPDAQSDIQQALLALGYSDKEAAAALKSLPADVGVSEGIKLALKALNK; translated from the coding sequence ATGATCGGCAAAATCACCGGCATTCTCAGCGACAAAAACCCACCCGAGGTGATCGTGGACTGCCATGGCGTGGGTTACGAGGTGAATGTGCCCATGAGCACGTTTTACAACCTGCCCGCCACCGGTGAAAAAGTCAGTCTGGTCACGCACTTTGTGGTGCGCGAAGACGCGCAAATTTTGTATGGCTTTGCCACCCTGGCCGAGCGCGAGGCGTTTCGTCAGCTCATCAAAATTTCTGGTGTCGGCCCCCGCACCGCTTTGAGCGTGCTGTCGGGCATGAGCGTGACCGATCTGGCGCAGGCCATCACCACCCAAGAAGTGGGGCGCTTGGTCAAGGTGCCCGGTATTGGCAAAAAAACCGCCGAGCGTTTGCTGCTCGAACTCAAAGGCAAGCTGGGCGGTGACTTGGGCGGCTTGTTTGCGGTGAACACCCCCGACGCGCAAAGCGACATCCAACAAGCTTTGCTGGCGCTGGGTTACAGCGACAAAGAAGCCGCTGCCGCCCTCAAGAGCTTGCCCGCCGATGTGGGGGTGAGCGAGGGCATCAAGTTGGCACTCAAAGCCTTGAACAAATAA
- the dbpA gene encoding ATP-dependent RNA helicase DbpA, producing MIETLQNAIPSRFDQLKLAPATLHNLEQLGYTQMTPIQTASLPMTLAGQDLIAQASTGSGKTAAFGLPLIERLQTAGSPSAAIQALILCPTRELADQVTQEIRRLARARPNVKVVTLCGGVALRGQTVGLAHGADVVVGTPGRILDHLERGSLSLAGVNTLVLDEADRMLDMGFFDDIAKVVRQCAKDRQTLLFSATYPDGIAKLAAQFMRTPQTVKVQAQHSAHKIRQVFYEVTENQRLVAVSKLLAHFRPERTLAFCNTKQQCRDLVAVLQAQGYSALALFGELEQRERDQVLVQFANRSCSVLVATDVASRGLDVEGLEAVINVDVTPDPEIHIHRIGRTGRGDAEGLALTLASVDEMGAVGKIEVMQGRESSWEPLSGLTSAEGAPLQPPMRTLQIVGGRKEKIRAGDVMGALAGECGLTREQVGKINVNEFSTYVAVQAALAPKVESQLLHGKIKGKSVKARLL from the coding sequence ATGATCGAGACCCTTCAAAACGCCATACCGTCACGCTTTGACCAACTGAAGCTGGCCCCAGCCACCCTGCACAACCTGGAGCAACTGGGCTACACCCAGATGACGCCCATCCAGACGGCCAGCTTGCCCATGACTTTGGCGGGGCAAGACCTGATCGCCCAAGCCAGTACCGGCAGCGGCAAAACCGCCGCCTTTGGCCTGCCCCTGATCGAGCGGCTGCAAACAGCAGGTTCGCCCAGCGCAGCCATCCAGGCCTTGATTTTGTGCCCTACGCGCGAGCTGGCCGACCAGGTCACACAAGAGATCCGCCGCCTGGCCCGTGCCCGGCCCAACGTGAAAGTCGTCACCCTCTGTGGTGGGGTGGCCTTGCGTGGTCAAACGGTGGGTCTGGCGCACGGCGCCGATGTGGTGGTGGGCACGCCCGGCCGGATTTTGGACCATCTGGAGCGCGGCTCGCTGAGCTTGGCGGGTGTGAACACGCTGGTGCTGGACGAAGCCGACCGCATGTTGGACATGGGCTTTTTCGACGACATCGCCAAGGTGGTGCGCCAGTGCGCCAAAGACCGCCAGACCCTGCTGTTTTCGGCCACTTACCCCGACGGCATTGCCAAGCTGGCCGCGCAGTTCATGCGTACACCGCAGACGGTGAAGGTTCAGGCCCAGCACAGCGCCCACAAGATTCGCCAAGTTTTTTATGAAGTGACCGAAAACCAGCGGCTGGTCGCAGTGTCCAAACTCTTGGCCCATTTCCGCCCCGAGCGCACCTTGGCCTTTTGCAACACCAAGCAGCAGTGCCGCGATCTGGTGGCGGTGCTGCAGGCCCAGGGTTACAGCGCGCTGGCGCTGTTTGGCGAGCTGGAGCAACGCGAGCGCGACCAAGTGCTGGTGCAGTTTGCCAACCGCAGTTGCTCGGTGCTGGTGGCCACCGATGTGGCCTCGCGCGGTCTGGATGTGGAAGGCCTCGAAGCGGTGATCAACGTGGACGTGACGCCCGACCCCGAAATCCACATCCACCGCATTGGCCGCACCGGCCGGGGCGACGCCGAAGGCCTGGCCCTGACGCTGGCCAGCGTGGACGAGATGGGCGCGGTGGGCAAGATCGAGGTGATGCAAGGCCGCGAATCGAGTTGGGAGCCTTTGTCTGGCCTGACGTCTGCGGAGGGTGCTCCACTGCAGCCGCCCATGCGCACTTTGCAAATCGTCGGTGGCCGCAAGGAAAAAATCCGCGCTGGCGATGTGATGGGCGCTTTGGCGGGTGAGTGTGGTTTGACCCGTGAGCAAGTTGGCAAGATCAATGTGAACGAGTTTTCGACCTATGTGGCGGTGCAGGCCGCGTTGGCCCCCAAAGTCGAGTCCCAACTATTGCACGGCAAGATCAAAGGCAAAAGCGTGAAAGCGCGTTTGCTTTAA
- a CDS encoding amino acid ABC transporter permease has translation MNVFKSIEARPMPGRSAGPLAWLQANLFSSASNSVMTLVLLALGVWMLMASIDWALLHAVFGANLQACNDVRGVGACWGVISEKGRLIVMGRYPEAEHWRPVIATALMLGVVVISCMPRFWNKALPLSWALMLVVYFILMKGGWMGLTEVDTDQWGGFPLTVMLTVISMTLAFPLAIFVALGRRSNMPAIKTLCTLYVELVRGVPLITVLFMASFMLPLFMPEGVKIDVLVRVVVGITLFSAAYMAEVIRGGLQALPKGQTEAAATLGLSYWQTQRMIVLPQALATVVPSIMNTFIGLFKDTSLVTIVSLYELTGALGLALNSDADWRPFKIEAYLFITFIYFAFCFAMSRYSLWIEQRTAVSKVR, from the coding sequence ATGAATGTTTTCAAATCCATCGAGGCCCGCCCCATGCCGGGCCGGAGCGCCGGCCCGCTGGCCTGGTTGCAGGCTAATTTGTTTTCGAGCGCCAGCAACAGTGTGATGACTTTGGTGTTGTTGGCGCTGGGAGTCTGGATGTTGATGGCGTCCATCGACTGGGCGCTGCTGCATGCTGTGTTTGGTGCCAACTTGCAGGCTTGCAACGACGTGCGCGGCGTAGGCGCGTGCTGGGGAGTGATCTCCGAAAAAGGTCGCCTGATCGTGATGGGTCGATATCCCGAGGCCGAGCACTGGCGTCCGGTGATCGCCACCGCCTTGATGCTCGGCGTGGTCGTCATCAGCTGCATGCCGCGTTTCTGGAACAAGGCTTTGCCCCTGAGCTGGGCCCTCATGCTGGTGGTTTATTTCATACTCATGAAGGGTGGCTGGATGGGCCTGACCGAGGTCGACACCGACCAGTGGGGCGGCTTTCCGCTCACGGTCATGCTCACCGTGATCTCGATGACGCTGGCGTTTCCGCTGGCCATCTTTGTGGCCTTGGGTCGGCGCTCCAATATGCCGGCCATCAAGACCCTGTGCACGCTCTATGTGGAGTTGGTTCGCGGCGTGCCGCTGATCACGGTGCTGTTCATGGCCTCGTTCATGCTGCCGCTGTTCATGCCCGAGGGCGTGAAGATCGACGTGCTGGTGCGTGTGGTGGTGGGCATCACCTTGTTCTCAGCGGCCTACATGGCCGAGGTGATTCGTGGCGGCTTGCAGGCCTTGCCCAAGGGTCAGACCGAAGCGGCGGCCACGCTGGGCCTGAGCTACTGGCAAACCCAGCGCATGATCGTGCTGCCCCAGGCCCTGGCCACCGTAGTGCCGTCCATCATGAACACCTTCATCGGCCTGTTCAAAGACACCTCGCTCGTGACCATCGTCTCGCTGTACGAGCTGACCGGCGCGTTGGGCCTGGCGCTCAACTCGGACGCCGACTGGCGTCCCTTCAAGATCGAAGCCTACCTCTTCATCACCTTCATTTATTTCGCGTTCTGCTTTGCCATGTCGCGCTACAGCCTGTGGATTGAGCAGCGCAC